The Blastomonas fulva genome contains a region encoding:
- a CDS encoding lysoplasmalogenase, whose product MVVKRALVESRPWLLLSLVAAISYYFVSDAPIPGLYLMLWKGLGVGFLAIFASVRHHSLDGWLIAGVMALGAIGDMLIEIDLIYGAIAFLLGHIVAIALYARHRRPTVTISQRAFAILLVPAVVLIAWALPIDRSGATGIAVYTLFLSVMAAMAWTSDFPRYRVGTGALMFVASDLLIFARFGPLEGSVLPEWLIWPLYYFGQFLICTGVIQTLRHKDPRVPT is encoded by the coding sequence ATGGTCGTCAAACGCGCATTGGTGGAATCGCGGCCGTGGCTGCTGCTCAGCCTGGTTGCGGCGATCAGCTATTATTTCGTCAGCGATGCGCCCATTCCCGGCCTGTACCTGATGCTGTGGAAGGGTCTTGGCGTCGGGTTTCTGGCCATCTTCGCGTCCGTCCGGCACCATTCGCTCGATGGTTGGCTGATCGCCGGCGTCATGGCGCTGGGCGCCATCGGCGACATGCTGATCGAGATCGACCTCATCTACGGAGCGATCGCCTTTCTGCTGGGGCATATCGTTGCAATCGCGCTCTATGCGCGGCACCGGCGTCCCACCGTGACGATCAGCCAGCGGGCGTTCGCGATATTGCTGGTACCTGCAGTGGTGCTGATCGCATGGGCGCTGCCGATCGACCGATCGGGCGCGACCGGCATAGCCGTCTATACCCTGTTCCTCTCCGTCATGGCGGCGATGGCATGGACCAGCGACTTTCCGCGCTATCGCGTCGGCACCGGTGCACTGATGTTCGTGGCGTCCGACCTGCTGATCTTCGCGCGGTTCGGACCGCTTGAGGGATCGGTGCTGCCCGAGTGGCTGATCTGGCCCTTGTATTACTTCGGCCAGTTCCTGATCTGCACCGGGGTGATCCAGACGCTGCGCCACAAGGACCCGCGGGTGCCGACTTGA
- a CDS encoding AbrB/MazE/SpoVT family DNA-binding domain-containing protein, which translates to MNKPLKLIKIGNSTGVILPKDILAHLNLAQGDEVSVVKQADGIALKSADPDFDKQMATARDVMGRYRNALRELAK; encoded by the coding sequence ATGAACAAGCCCCTTAAGCTCATCAAGATCGGCAACTCGACCGGCGTCATCCTGCCCAAGGATATTCTCGCGCACCTCAACTTGGCGCAGGGGGATGAGGTGTCGGTGGTCAAGCAGGCTGATGGCATCGCGCTCAAATCTGCCGATCCCGACTTCGACAAGCAGATGGCAACGGCTCGCGACGTGATGGGCCGTTATCGCAACGCCTTGCGTGAACTGGCCAAGTGA
- a CDS encoding type II toxin-antitoxin system death-on-curing family toxin: MPDWVWLRQDVVLALHDEQIAEHGGLSGIRDLALVESALGRPLNLAAYGNPDAADLAAAYAFGLARNHPFSDGNKRTAAVVALTFLLLNDVQFAITEAELVVMTLAVAAGDLSEDEVARWFRDHIVAKP; this comes from the coding sequence ATGCCGGACTGGGTCTGGCTGCGGCAGGATGTCGTTCTTGCGCTGCATGACGAGCAGATCGCCGAACATGGCGGGCTGAGCGGCATTCGTGATCTGGCGCTGGTCGAAAGCGCGCTGGGTCGGCCGTTGAACCTTGCCGCTTATGGCAACCCGGATGCGGCTGACCTTGCGGCTGCCTATGCCTTCGGGCTGGCACGCAATCACCCGTTCAGCGATGGAAACAAGCGCACGGCGGCGGTTGTGGCGTTGACCTTCCTGCTGCTCAACGACGTCCAGTTCGCGATCACCGAGGCAGAACTGGTCGTGATGACGCTGGCGGTTGCCGCGGGCGACCTGTCCGAAGACGAGGTCGCCCGCTGGTTTCGCGATCACATCGTGGCAAAGCCCTGA